Sequence from the Cucumis sativus cultivar 9930 chromosome 1, Cucumber_9930_V3, whole genome shotgun sequence genome:
CCTCCGCCCACAGAAAGCGCAAAAACCTTCCGATCAAACCTTCCATGGGAACGCCTGAGACTTCTCGAGAGCCTTGTCCAGATCGGATCCTCGACGACATTGGTGGCGCTTTCGGTATGGGCGCTGTCGGTGGCTCCGCCTTCCATTTTCTCAAAGGCATCTACAGTTCTCCTAAAGGCTCTCGTCTTCTTGGTGGTTCTCAAGCCGTCCGAATGAACGCTCCTCGTATTGGCGGTAGCTTTGCCGTTTGGGGTGGCTTGTTCTCCACTTTTGATTGCTCCATGGTCTACCTCCGTCAGAAGGAAGATCCATGGAACTCGATCATAGCCGGTGCTGCTACTGGCGGCTTCCTCCAGATGCGTCAGGGCGTCGGCGCTTCCGCCCGTTCGGCTTTGTTTGGCGGTGTTTTGCTGGCTTTGATCGAGGGAGCCGGGATCATGCTTAATAAGGTTCTTAGTCAACCGCAGAACGCTCCTATTATGATCGACGATGCCGGTGCTATGGCAGGCGTCCCTGGTTATCCTATGGATCAGATTCCGGGACTAACGCCACCGGGAACTTCGTCGGGAAGTCCGGGATCTTCAGATGCAGGTTCAGGGTCATGGTTCGGAGGATTGTTTGGTGGGGGACAGAAAAAGGATTCAGAGGCAAATCGTGGGGACGGGGAAACGAAGATTTTGGAGAGCTTTGATTCACCGCCGGTGCCAAATTTCGAGTTCAAGTAAATATTCTTTATTCTaagattttgatttgtttaggGAAAGTGAAGTTAGAATTGGAATTTTATGATTCATCCTGACTTAAAATTGCAATGGGCGAAGTGTTCTTTCATTGTTTGTTGTTCTGAAAGAGTTATCTGTAACAATAAGAGATTGTAGAACACAATATTCAATCAATTGAGAAACatcatttttaacaatttaactgGGAAAACAACAAGAAACCTAGTTTTAGAATTTCTTGAAACATCTTTGAATTCAAACACTCTCTAATGTAGCTTAACGAATTCATTGAATCCTCTAATGGTATTAGAATGTGGGGGGGTTGAGTTGG
This genomic interval carries:
- the LOC101221119 gene encoding mitochondrial import inner membrane translocase subunit TIM17-2, whose protein sequence is MGTPETSREPCPDRILDDIGGAFGMGAVGGSAFHFLKGIYSSPKGSRLLGGSQAVRMNAPRIGGSFAVWGGLFSTFDCSMVYLRQKEDPWNSIIAGAATGGFLQMRQGVGASARSALFGGVLLALIEGAGIMLNKVLSQPQNAPIMIDDAGAMAGVPGYPMDQIPGLTPPGTSSGSPGSSDAGSGSWFGGLFGGGQKKDSEANRGDGETKILESFDSPPVPNFEFK